The following coding sequences are from one Schizosaccharomyces osmophilus chromosome 1, complete sequence window:
- the ade1 gene encoding phosphoribosylamine-glycine ligase/phosphoribosylformylglycinamidine cyclo-ligase, which produces MEPIVALLIGNGGREHALAWKLAQSPLVSKIYVAPGTGGTEAKEPGSKIENANIGVCDFEKLVQFSLEKKVNLAVPGPELPLVQGIETHFRKAGIPCFGPSSLAARMEGSKVFAKDFMHRNNIPTAVYRTFSNYKEAEQFVNTCSFDVVIKADGLAGGKGVIIPKTKHEAASALRDIMLNEEFGSAGKTVVIEELLVGEELSILTFTDGYTCRSLPPAQDHKRAFDGDLGPNTGGMGAYAPAPIATSQLVDQIHSTIIQPTVDGMRREGYPLVGILFTGLMITAQGPRVLEYNVRFGDPETQAVLPLLESDLAEIIVAAFERRLDSVDIIVANKFSCAVVCVAGGYPGSYPKGDPITFSDTPNENIRIFHAGTSFKEGQIVTSGGRVLAVNATGETVESAVKLAYEGVQTVQYKDMSFRKDIAHHALKPSTAFKESLTYETAGVSVDNGNEFVQRIKEMVKSTRRPGADADIGGFGGVFDLKRAGWDDPLLVSATDGVGSKLLIALHTDKHDTVGIDLVAMNVNDLVVQGAEPLIFLDYFATGKLDLPVSTSFVEGVVNGCKQAGCALVGGETSEMPGLYHEGHYDANGTSVGAVSRQTMLPNYESFRPGDVLLGLGSDGVHSNGYSLVRRIVDVSGLDYNSKCPWDDSTSLGISLLTPTRIYVKPLLQIIKKGLINGMAHITGGGLVENVPRMLPKQFKAVIDANTWKVPEVFKWLQRTGNVPVSDMARTFNMGIGMVVVVPSENAEEAMQDLSKSGETVYRIGTLVENTDQEQCNLLNLSKWEAYY; this is translated from the coding sequence ATGGAACCAATTGTGGCTCTTTTAATCGGAAATGGTGGACGGGAGCATGCGCTAGCTTGGAAACTTGCTCAGTCCCCtcttgtttcaaaaatctATGTTGCACCAGGCACTGGTGGCACTGAGGCTAAGGAACCAGGATCCAAGATTGAAAATGCAAACATTGGAGTTTgcgattttgaaaagctcGTCCAGTTttccttggaaaagaaggtcAATCTCGCTGTTCCCGGCCCCGAATTACCTTTGGTCCAAGGTATCGAAACTCATTTCCGTAAAGCAGGTATCCCATGCTTTGGCCCTTCCTCCTTGGCTGCTAGAATGGAAGGTAGTAAAGTATTCGCTAAAGACTTTATGCATAGAAACAATATTCCCACTGCTGTTTACCGCACATTTAGCAATTACAAGGAGGCCGAACAATTCGTAAATACTTGCTCTTTTGATGTTGTTATCAAGGCTGACGGTTTAGCCGGCGGAAAAGGCGTTATCATCCCCAAAACAAAGCATGAAGCAGCTAGCGCTTTGCGTGACATCATGttgaatgaagaatttgGTAGTGCCGGTAAAACTGTTGttattgaagaattgtTAGTAGGTGAAGAACTATCTATCCTAACTTTCACCGATGGCTACACCTGCCGATCTCTTCCCCCGGCCCAAGATCACAAGCGTGCTTTTGACGGTGATCTCGGTCCCAACACCGGTGGTATGGGTGCTTATGCACCAGCACCCATTGCTACTTCACAATTGGTTGACCAAATTCACTCTACCATCATTCAGCCTACTGTTGATGGAATGCGCCGTGAAGGTTATCCCCTAGTCGGTATTCTTTTTACCGGCCTTATGATTACTGCTCAAGGACCTCGTGTCTTGGAATACAATGTTCGCTTTGGTGATCCTGAAACCCAAGCAGTTCTTCCATTGCTAGAAAGCGATTTGGCTGAAATAATTGTTGCTGCTTTTGAACGCCGCTTGGATTCTGTGGATATTATCGTAGCAAACAAGTTTAGTTGTGCTGTCGTCTGTGTAGCTGGTGGCTATCCTGGTTCCTATCCTAAAGGGGATCCAATTACTTTCTCAGATACcccaaatgaaaatatcCGTATCTTCCATGCAGGCACTTCCTTTAAAGAGGGCCAAATTGTTACCAGTGGCGGTCGTGTCCTTGCCGTAAATGCGACTGGAGAAACTGTTGAGTCTGCTGTCAAATTAGCTTACGAGGGTGTGCAAACTGTGCAATACAAAGATATGTCTTTCCGCAAAGACATTGCCCATCATGCTCTTAAACCCTCAACTGCCTTTAAGGAAAGTTTAACTTACGAGACAGCTGGTGTTTCTGTTGACAATGGTAATGAATTTGTTCAACGCATTAAAGAGATGGTCAAATCTACTCGCCGTCCCGGTGCCGATGCTGATATCGGTGGCTTTGGAGGTGTCTTCGATTTAAAGCGTGCCGGTTGGGATGATCCCTTGTTGGTCAGTGCCACCGATGGTGTTGGTTCTAAACTTTTAATAGCTTTACATACCGATAAGCATGATACGGTTGGTATTGATTTGGTAGCAATGAATGTCAATGACCTCGTCGTTCAAGGTGCCGAGCCACTTATCTTTTTGGACTATTTTGCAACTGGTAAATTGGACCTTCCCGTTTCCACCAGCTTTGTTGAGGGTGTCGTAAATGGCTGCAAACAAGCTGGCTGTGCTTTGGTGGGAGGAGAAACCTCTGAGATGCCTGGTCTTTATCACGAAGGACATTATGATGCCAATGGTACCTCGGTGGGTGCTGTTTCACGTCAGACAATGTTGCCCAATTACGAGTCTTTCCGTCCAGGAGATGTTTTGCTCGGTTTGGGTTCCGATGGTGTTCATTCCAACGGCTACTCACTTGTTCGTCGAATTGTTGATGTTAGCGGATTAGACTATAACTCTAAGTGCCCCTGGGATGATAGCACTTCTTTAGGTATCTCCTTACTTACTCCCACTCGAATTTACGTTAAGCCATTGCTTCAGATAATCAAGAAGGGTTTAATCAATGGTATGGCACACATCACTGGTGGAGGACTTGTAGAGAATGTGCCTAGAATGCTTCCTAAGCAATTCAAAGCCGTGATAGACGCAAATACTTGGAAGGTCCCAGAAGTATTTAAATGGCTGCAGCGCACTGGTAATGTTCCTGTGTCTGACATGGCTAGAACCTTTAACATGGGTATTGGCATGGTAGTTGTAGTTCCTTCTGAAAACGCAGAAGAAGCCATGCAAGATCTTAGCAAATCTGGTGAAACTGTTTATCGTATTGGAACACTCGTCGAGAATACTGACCAAGAACAATGTAACTTGCTTAATTTGAGTAAGTGGGAGGCTTATTATTAA
- the thr1 gene encoding homoserine kinase Thr1 encodes MHQYQIKVPASSANIGPGFDVLGMSLEVYMTLDVQVSDEKGHCVLSYEGDGAEEVPLDIHKNMITQTALYVLRCHNIHEFPSATKIHVKNPIPLGRGMGSSGSAAIAGVVLANELAHLQLSKLQMMDYVLMIERHPDNVMASMMGGFVGSFLRELSDTEKEAMLPSASDLLTNKGFSRPPVNMGRYTTLPWAPELKALVVIPQFHLSTSKARSVLPSSYTKPDVIYNLQRLALLTTALGQTPVNHQLIHEVMKDKVHQPYRSQLIPGLQTILAQMTPESQPGLCGICLSGAGPTILSLATDHYEEIAQTMVNIFRQNNVECSYLVLSPAFEGASVSY; translated from the coding sequence ATGCACCAATATCAAATTAAAGTGCCTGCTTCCTCTGCAAACATCGGCCCCGGTTTCGATGTGCTGGGGATGTCCTTGGAGGTTTATATGACTCTTGACGTCCAAGTAAGCGATGAAAAGGGCCACTGTGTTTTGTCTTACGAAGGAGACGGTGCTGAAGAAGTACCTCTGGATATCCATAAAAACATGATTACTCAGACTGCTCTTTATGTGCTACGATGCCACAATATTCATGAATTCCCATCGGCGACAAAAATTCATGTGAAGAATCCCATTCCTTTGGGACGCGGTATGGGTTCTAGTGGTTCTGCTGCTATTGCTGGTGTCGTGCTTGCCAATGAGCTTGCTCACTTGCAGTTATCCAAGTTGCAAATGATGGATTACGTTTTAATGATTGAGCGTCATCCCGACAACGTTATGGCTTCCATGATGGGTGGCTTTGTGGGTTCTTTTCTTCGTGAGTTATCGGATACCGAGAAAGAAGCTATGCTTCCTTCTGCCAGTGATCTTTTAACCAATAAAGGGTTTTCTAGACCTCCAGTGAACATGGGAAGATATACAACGCTTCCATGGGCTCCTGAGTTGAAGGCACTCGTTGTCATTCCTCAGTTTCACCTTTCCACCTCAAAAGCTCGAAGTGTCTTGCCTTCTTCCTATACAAAGCCGGATGTTATCTATAATCTTCAACGTTTGGCACTCTTGACAACAGCATTGGGCCAAACCCCCGTGAATCATCAACTTATTCATGAGGTAATGAAGGATAAGGTTCATCAACCTTACCGTTCTCAATTGATTCCTGGACTTCAAACGATCCTTGCTCAGATGACGCCCGAATCTCAACCAGGACTTTGTGGTATTTGTCTTTCCGGAGCCGGTCCTACGATTCTCTCCTTGGCTACCGATCattatgaagaaattgcCCAAACGATGGTCAACATTTTTAGGCAAAATAATGTCGAGTGTAGTTATTTGGTTCTTTCTCCCGCGTTTGAGGGTGCAAGTGTGTCTTACTAA
- the dss4 gene encoding guanyl-nucleotide exchange factor, meiosis specific gives MSRLHITCPHCPSVVFSNDRPAVVEKRTLRSILGAEEKGPAEVERYYSLKDPFAFDNISVSKPLASNIKLLACGECEKGPLGYFDPAGKEYLLLCSLEK, from the coding sequence atgtcgCGGCTTCACATCACCTGTCCCCATTGCCCTAGTGTTGTCTTTTCGAATGATAGACCTGCTGTGGTAGAGAAACGTACGCTACGATCCATCTTAGGtgcagaagaaaaaggtcCAGCTGAAGTAGAGCGTTACTATAGTCTAAAGGACCCTTTTGCATTTGATAATATCAGTGTTTCGAAGCCCTTGGCTAGCAATATCAAGTTGCTAGCATGTGGTGAATGTGAGAAGGGACCACTGGGATACTTTGATCCTGCAGGAAAGGAATATTTATTGTTGTGTTCattggaaaaataa
- the 1-Sep gene encoding DNA-binding forkhead transcription factor Sep1: protein MSNYTNNAFFSLAAGGDDPNSFVPPQNVPPPTKAPMSYNPCSGPYPNLYPQSSNSTSNSYNYSNPLYAPGKENQNMFNTSLPKSNKPTRPYIPSYTRLTYSVPPLPLPPPSECSLEVMTDRKPSIMPSYEDSNQFYFPMDDGRKPPYSYAMLIGMSILCSLEKRLTLSGIYDWISGTFSFYSKSSNGWQNSVRHNLSLNKAFMKVERSKNLPGKGHFWAIRPGYEDQFQKLKLRESSVNPRPAPPIFEGNTSMASSLPNYSALSLKYQNGNGNSFYQYRRTPSTGSTERYSQSREASITDREAHNDYPHYWGAPKSKVVENGSSELETKFSDLGVSSIMSAGSSQSGIQSPTPPVSSPDSNDSYRFNTVNNRVESTKSPNEQRTHNKVRASPLSLEETAASGDLASETNTNAYDNEVYVDELNTREASSSASQKEGADLPSSLPASPTHTPSVFKPIKRSLSIDLPTPPRTLCPRALSLCDDMSTNDYNKSSLLSPISFDSSAQFASPSTNLKEHRNHILQMLATPDAKQFNNIAVSTETDSWNLTPFRPSAASNEDILSRSLQSILKNERFKSDLEKPKENDSSFVETPSKPQWANNSDMLDCDFLEAMDMFNCDAMPSNVFSPIRASPIKREVRRKHVPSSLSLARASIAQDDSYLPSPTKRKMPQLARQSSTMF, encoded by the coding sequence ATGTCAAACTATACTAATAACGCGTTCTTCAGCTTGGCTGCAGGCGGCGATGATCCAAACTCATTTGTACCGCCTCAAAATGTTCCTCCACCCACAAAAGCTCCCATGAGCTATAATCCTTGTTCCGGTCCTTACCCAAATTTGTATCCACAAAGTTCGAATTCCACCTCGAATTCTTACAACTACTCTAATCCGTTATATGCACCtggaaaggaaaaccaaaacatGTTTAATACATCTTTACCTAAGTCTAATAAGCCTACCCGTCCATACATCCCGTCGTACACTCGTTTAACATACTCTGTACCCCCCTTGCCTTTACCTCCTCCTTCCGAATGTTCTCTTGAGGTTATGACGGATAGAAAACCTTCTATCATGCCCTCTTATGAAGACTCTAATCAGTTTTATTTCCCCATGGATGATGGACGAAAGCCCCCTTACTCATATGCCATGCTTATCGGAATGTCCATCCTTTGCTCACTCGAAAAACGACTTACACTAAGCGGCATTTATGACTGGATCAGTGGGACGTTTTCGTTTTACAGTAAATCCAGCAACGGCTGGCAAAACTCTGTCCGTCACAACCTCAGCCTCAATAAAGCTTTTATGAAGGTTGAACGATCCAAAAATCTTCCTGGAAAGGGTCACTTTTGGGCTATCCGTCCCGGTTATGAAgatcaatttcaaaagttgaaaCTCAGAGAATCTAGTGTTAATCCGCGACCGGCTCCACCTATTTTCGAAGGTAACACGTCGATGGCCTCTTCGCTTCCAAATTATTCTGCTCTATCTCTGAAGTATCAGAATGGAAATGGAAACTCGTTTTATCAATATAGAAGAACTCCTTCTACTGGTTCCACCGAAAGGTATTCCCAATCAAGGGAGGCTAGCATAACAGACCGAGAGGCGCATAACGATTACCCGCATTATTGGGGAGCTCCCAAATCTAAGGTTGTTGAGAATGGATCGTCTGAATtggaaaccaaattttCCGATTTAGGTGTCTCATCGATAATGAGTGCTGGCTCTTCTCAGTCAGGAATTCAATCACCAACACCTCCCGTGTCTTCTCCCGATTCAAATGATTCTTATCGGTTTAACACCGTGAACAATAGAGTCGAGTCAACTAAAAGTCCAAATGAGCAGAGAACCCATAACAAGGTTCGAGCTTCACCATTGTCACTTGAAGAGACGGCGGCATCAGGCGACCTCGCTTCCGAAACAAATACCAATGCATACGATAATGAAGTTTATGTGGATGAATTAAACACACGAGAGGCAAGTTCTTCAGCCTCTCAAAAGGAAGGTGCTGATCTTCCCTCGTCGCTTCCCGCCTCTCCAACTCATACACCTAGCGTATTCAAACCAATAAAGCGATCTCTTTCTATTGATCTTCCTACTCCGCCTCGTACATTGTGCCCGAGAGCCCTTTCCTTATGTGATGATATGTCTACTAATGATTATAATAAGTCTTCCCTTCTATCCCCTATAAGTTTCGATTCAAGTGCACAGTTTGCTAGCCCCTCCACCAATTTAAAGGAACATCGAAATCACATTTTACAGATGCTAGCAACTCCTGATGCGAAGCAGTTTAATAATATTGCGGTTTCTACCGAAACGGACTCATGGAATTTAACTCCGTTTCGGCCTTCAGCTGCATCGAATGAGGACATCTTGTCTCGCAGTTTGCAATCAATTcttaaaaatgaaagatttaAGTCAGACTTGGAGAAGCCGAAAGAAAacgattcttcttttgtgGAAACTCCTAGCAAGCCGCAATGGGCTAATAATTCTGATATGCTTGACTGTGACTTTTTGGAGGCAATGGACATGTTTAATTGTGATGCTATGCCATCTAATGTGTTTAGCCCTATAAGAGCTTCTCCAATTAAACGTGAGGTGAGACGAAAACATGTTCCAAGCAGTCTATCCCTAGCACGGGCATCCATTGCCCAGGATGATAGTTATTTACCTTCTCCcacaaaacgaaaaatgcCGCAATTGGCGAGACAATCGTCAACTATGTTTTAA
- the nuc1 gene encoding DNA-directed RNA polymerase I complex large subunit Nuc1 yields the protein MNIARPISSEVKNVTFGIYDVEQIEKISVKQIVNPVLLDNLNHPTSGGLYDLALGPYLKNSLCATCHLDERYCPGHFGHIVLPTPAYHPLFFSQMYNLLRSTCLYCHHFKLSKVKVHLYGCILKLLDNGLLNESQLVENVSLTEAAITKPKSATGTEGGSDSEDSGLGNDDIAKDASTLMRLRDEYVNHAIAEAKGNVHVDSHTTTILLHERKKVVRSFYRDITSRKQCDNCQSFSPNFRKEGFAKIFELPLSGKNLQYMAQTGKIRSDVLRDTSKKDTEDEGYEGESDSNDDEGEGIDLMEEDANPMKKKSKVSAAHGAKYMTSTEVRNHLRRLFGKEGSVLTRLYSHKRGSAATADMFFLQNVAVPPTRFRPASKVGDEVHENIQNELLTKILQSSIQIAALSKDTNVPKNAEDKEAYDRGSRAFELLIGAFVQLQHDVNSLIDSNRNPSQMGQSRMVPPGIKQILEKKEGLFRKHMMGKRVNYAARSVISPDPNIETNEIGVPPVFATKLTYPEPVTLYNFNEMRNAVVNGPHKWPGATHIQNEDGTLISLMPLTTEQRTALANQLLTPQSNLISSPYSYSRLVNTNKKVYRHVRNGDMLILNRQPTLHKPSMMAHKARILPGEKTIRMHYANCNSYNADFDGDEMNMHFPQSANARAEAQFIANTDSQYLVPTSGDPLRGLIQDHVVMGVWLTCKDTFYTRDEYQQLLYQALKPDETGLFGRIKTVPPAVVAPKIFWTGKQVISTILLNLKPIDRPGLNLRGKAKVAGKYWSPNSEEGSVLFEDGELLCGVLDKSSFGASSFGIVHSIHELYGADIAGRLLSVLSRLFTAYAQMRGFTCRMDDLRLGEIGNVWRRELLDGGKGLGREAASEYVGLPSDANLSVLNANLEEVYRDDEKLQGLDATVKGKMNGLTSSVINKCIPDGLLTKFPKNHMQAMTVSGAKGSNVNVSQISCLLGQQELEGRRVPVMVSGKSLPSFLPYETSAKAGGFIASRFLTGIAPQEYFFHCMAGREGLIDTAVKTSRSGYLQRCLMKHLEGLNVEYDHTVRDADGSIVQFFYGEDSLDVTKQKHLTQFEFSARNYKSLIQKYKVKSVLSSVDSEKASSYAKKALKKPHKYDPVMDKYPPSRYLGSVSEKFQRAVDDYTQNNPDKLIAGKKESKQDESLLNEAKFKALMQLRYQQSLVDPGEGVGVLASQSIGEPSTQMTLNTFHFAGFGAKNVTLGIPRLREIIMTASANIQTPQMTLRLNDDVSKERSAAFCKEVNKLVLSEVVKQVRVVERISGQGSDEQSKSYAIHLDLYPRKEYEEEYGAQQEEIERTVSSTFLRVLNRNIKGYLSKSRQRKSAGDESSPEVGEALRPLENIADAPVEGAAQGSLEDEDNDATNEKMAARSKQHASYDGPDEGDKDAMRDLKKSQKVEEELDEEDGFKSDESVTDFKERKQAEKLKASSINEKRSFNIQTAQTVLPNCKNIDFDYQNGEWATVELVFPINTEKLLMVSLVEAACAQTVVHEISGIARCFPKPAESAMDTVPKVITEGVNLKAMWEFYNEISMNDISTNDIAAILRIYGVEAARNAIVNEVSAVFGVYGIGVDSRHLSLIADYMTFEGGYKAFNRMGIEYNTSPLAKMSFETTCHFLTEAALAGDVDTLTNPSARLVMGQVGRFGTGSFDLLTPLVDSAAN from the coding sequence ATGAATATTGCACGCCCGATTTCTTCGGAGGTGAAAAATGTCACCTTTGGGATATACGACGTTGAACAGATTGAAAAGATATCTGTAAAACAGATCGTAAATCCAGTTTTGTTAGACAATTTAAACCACCCTACTAGTGGTGGTTTGTACGATTTGGCTTTAGGACCTTACTTGAAAAATTCATTGTGTGCAACATGCCATTTGGATGAGAGATACTGCCCTGGCCATTTTGGCCATATTGTTCTTCCTACTCCCGCGTATcatcctttgtttttctctcaAATGTACAATTTGCTTCGTTCTACATGTCTTTACTGCCATCATTTTAAGCTTTCGAAAGTAAAGGTTCACTTGTACGGATGTATTCTCAAATTGTTAGACAATGGTTTGTTGAACGAGTCTCAACTCGTTGAGAACGTCAGCCTTACTGAGGCTGCTATTACTAAGCCAAAATCTGCTACCGGCACCGAAGGTGGCAGTGACAGTGAGGATAGCGGTCTCGGTAACGACGACATCGCCAAAGATGCATCTACTTTGATGCGCTTGCGCGATGAATACGTTAACCATGCTATCGCTGAAGCGAAGGGAAATGTTCACGTTGATTCTCACACTACTACTATTCTTTTACatgaaaggaagaaagtTGTACGTTCCTTTTACCGTGACATTACCTCTCGTAAGCAATGTGACAATTGCCAATCGTTCTCTCCCAACTTTCGTAAAGAAGGATTTGCCAAGATTTTTGAGCTTCCCTTGAGCGGCAAAAATTTGCAATACATGGCACAGACCGGAAAAATTCGTTCTGATGTTCTTCGTGACACTAGCAAGAAAGATACTGAGGACGAAGGCTATGAAGGTGAATCTGATTCCAACGATGATGAAGGCGAGGGCATCGACTTAATGGAGGAGGATGCTAACCccatgaaaaagaagtcCAAGGTGTCTGCTGCTCATGGTGCCAAGTACATGACCTCCACAGAGGTTCGCAACCATCTACGTCGTCTTTTTGGTAAGGAGGGTTCTGTCCTTACACGCTTATACTCTCATAAGCGAGGCTCTGCTGCTACTGCCGATatgtttttccttcaaaacgTTGCCGTTCCTCCAACCCGTTTCCGCCCTGCTTCTAAAGTGGGCGATGAAGTCCACGAAAACATCCAAAACGAGcttttaacaaaaattcttcaatCATCTATTCAAATTGCTGCTTTGAGCAAGGATACCAATGTTCCTAAGAACGCTGAAGATAAAGAAGCTTACGACCGTGGTTCTCGTGCTTTTGAACTTTTGATTGGTGCTTTTGTTCAACTTCAACATGATGTTAATAGTCTTATCGACAGCAATCGCAATCCTTCTCAGATGGGCCAATCTAGAATGGTTCCACCAGGAATCAAACAAATCCTTGAGAAGAAGGAGGGTTTGTTCCGTAAGCATATGATGGGTAAGCGTGTTAATTATGCGGCTAGATCTGTTATTTCTCCTGACCCCAATATTGAGACGAACGAAATTGGTGTTCCACCGGTCTTTGCTACTAAGCTCACTTATCCTGAGCCTGTGACTCTTTACAACTTTAATGAAATGAGAAATGCCGTTGTCAATGGCCCTCATAAATGGCCAGGTGCTACTCATATCCAAAATGAGGACGGCACCCTTATTTCTCTAATGCCTCTTACCACTGAGCAACGTACTGCACTTGCTAACCAACTATTAACACCTCAAAGcaatttaatttcttccCCTTATTCTTATTCCCGTCTTGTCAACACCAATAAGAAGGTATATCGCCACGTTCGCAATGGTGATATGTTAATCCTCAACCGTCAACCTACTCTTCATAAGCCTTCAATGATGGCTCATAAAGCTCGCATTCTTCCCGGAGAAAAGACTATCAGAATGCATTATGCAAACTGTAATTCTTATAACGCTGATTTTGACGGTGACGAAATGAATATGCACTTTCCTCAAAGTGCCAATGCACGCGCGGAAGCTCAATTTATTGCAAACACTGATTCCCAGTATCTAGTCCCTACTTCAGGTGACCCTCTTCGAGGTTTAATTCAAGATCACGTTGTTATGGGTGTTTGGCTTACTTGCAAAGACACATTCTATACACGTGATGAATACCAACAGTTGCTTTACCAAGCTTTGAAGCCTGACGAGACTGGActgtttggaagaattaaGACAGTTCCACCCGCCGTTGTAGCTCCTAAGATATTCTGGACAGGAAAGCAAGTTATCTCTACTATCTTACTGAACTTGAAGCCTATAGATCGTCCGGGACTGAATCTGAGGGGTAAGGCCAAGGTTGCTGGCAAATATTGGTCTCCCAACTCTGAAGAAGGCTCTGTGTTGTTTGAGGACGGCGAATTGCTTTGCGGTGTCCTAGACAAGTCATCCTTTGGTGCCTCTTCCTTTGGTATTGTACATTCAATTCATGAGCTTTATGGTGCTGATATTGCTGGTCGCTTATTATCTGTTTTAAGCCGTCTCTTTACTGCGTACGCTCAAATGCGTGGCTTCACTTGTCGTATGGATGACTTGCGACTTGGTGAGATCGGTAATGTCTGGCGCAGAGAACTTTTAGACGGCGGTAAGGGTTTAGGTCGTGAAGCTGCTAGTGAGTATGTTGGATTGCCTTCGGACGCTAATCTCTCCGTTCTAAACGCCAATTTAGAAGAAGTCTATCGTGACGATGAAAAACTACAGGGCTTGGATGCTACTGTGAAGGGTAAAATGAATGGTCTTACGTCTTCCGTTATTAATAAATGCATTCCCGATGGATTACTTACGAAATTCCCCAAGAATCACATGCAAGCAATGACTGTATCCGGTGCTAAAGGAAGTAATGTCAATGTTTCTCaaatttcttgtttacttgGTCAGCAAGAACTAGAAGGTCGTCGTGTACCAGTTATGGTTAGCGGTAAATcacttccttctttcttgcCTTATGAGACTTCTGCCAAGGCAGGTGGCTTTATCGCTAGTCGCTTCTTGACTGGTATTGCTCCCCAAGAGTACTTTTTTCACTGTATGGCTGGCCGTGAAGGACTTATCGATACGGCTGTGAAAACCAGTCGCTCTGGTTATCTGCAAAGATGTTTAATGAAGCACTTGGAAGGTCTTAATGTAGAATATGATCATACTGTTCGGGATGCTGATGGCTCGATTGTTCAATTCTTCTATGGTGAGGATAGTTTAGATGTTACCAAGCAAAAGCATCTTACGcaatttgaattttctgCCAGGAATTACAAGTCATTGATTCAAAAGTATAAGGTTAAGTCCGTTTTGTCTTCTGTTGACTCTGAAAAAGCTTCGTCTTATGCTAAGAAGGCACTTAAGAAACCTCATAAATATGATCCTGTTATGGACAAATACCCTCCAAGTAGATATCTGGGGAGTGTTTCTGAGAAGTTTCAACGTGCTGTTGATGATTATACTCAAAACAATCCTGATAAATTGATCGCTGGTAAAAAGGAGAGCAAACAGGATGAGTCCTTGTTGAATGAAGCCAAGTTTAAAGCACTGATGCAATTACGCTACCAACAATCCCTTGTCGATCCTGGTGAAGGTGTTGGTGTTTTGGCTAGTCAATCCATTGGTGAACCTTCCACTCAAATGACATTGAACACTTTCCACTTTGCTGGTTTCGGTGCCAAGAACGTTACTTTGGGTATTCCTCGTTTGCGTGAAATTATTATGACCGCTAGTGCTAACATTCAAACCCCTCAGATGACTTTGCGTTTGAATGATGACGTTTCTAAAGAACGCTCCGCTGCTTTCTGCAAGGAAGTTAACAAGCTTGTTTTATCCGAAGTTGTCAAGCAGGTTCGAGTCGTCGAAAGAATATCCGGCCAAGGATCTGATGAACAATCGAAATCTTATGCTATTCATTTAGATTTGTATCCCCGTAAGGAgtatgaagaagaatatgGTGCCCAACAGGAAGAAATTGAACGTACTGTAAGTTCGACTTTCCTGCGTGTTCTTAACAGAAACATTAAGGGTTACCTCTCCAAATCAAGACAAAGGAAATCTGCTGGTGATGAGTCATCTCCAGAAGTTGGTGAGGCTTTGAGACCTCTTGAAAATATTGCTGATGCACCTGTTGAGGGTGCTGCTCAAGGATCTTTAGAGGATGAAGATAATGATGCTACCAATGAAAAGATGGCTGCTCGTTCGAAGCAACATGCTTCTTATGATGGTCCTGATGAAGGTGATAAGGACGCTATGCGTGATCTGAAAAAATCACAAAAGgtggaagaagaattggatGAGGAGGATGGCTTCAAATCTGACGAAAGCGTTACTGATTTCAAGGAGCGTAAGCAGGCTGAGAAGTTGAAGGCTTCATCAATTAACGAAAAGCGATCCTTTAACATACAAACGGCACAAACAGTCCTCCCTAATTGTAAGAacattgattttgattATCAAAATGGTGAGTGGGCCACTGTCGAGTTGGTGTTCCCCATAAACACTGAAAAGTTGTTGATGGTTTCGTTAGTAGAAGCTGCTTGCGCACAAACCGTTGTTCATGAGATTTCTGGAATTGCTCGTTGCTTCCCTAAGCCTGCTGAGTCTGCTATGGATACCGTTCCTAAGGTCATCACTGAAGGTGTGAATTTGAAGGCTATGTGGGAATTTTACAACGAAATTTCTATGAATGATATTAGCACCAATGATATCGCTGCAATCCTTAGAATTTACGGTGTTGAAGCAGCCCGTAATGCTATTGTTAATGAAGTTTCTGCAGTCTTTGGTGTGTATGGTATTGGCGTCGATAGTCGCCATCTTTCCTTGATTGCTGACTACATGACCTTTGAAGGTGGTTACAAAGCGTTTAACCGTATGGGTATTGAATACAACACTTCACCTCTTGCTAAGATGTCTTTTGAAACTACTTGTCATTTCCTCACTGAAGCAGCTTTAGCTGGTGATGTTGATACTTTAACTAATCCCTCAGCACGCCTTGTAATGGGCCAAGTTGGTCGATTCGGTACTGGTAGCTTTGATCTTTTGACTCCGCTCGTCGATTCTGCCGCTAATTGA